Below is a genomic region from Desulforegula conservatrix Mb1Pa.
ATCAAGTGGCCTTCCAATATTGCACTTTCTTTTTGTCTGGCCAAATCTCGAAATACATCTCCCAAATATTTCCTCAATTCTACATAAATAGTCTTTTTTCTATACTTTGGAATCCATACTACATGATACTTGCATTCCCAGGTACTATGGCTTAGGCTTTGTCTCTCGCTCATTGAAGTCTCCTTTAACTTGAACTTTAGGCGGTTCAGTTATTGGAGACTTCTTCTTATTCCAGGATCTGTCAAACTCTGTGAGTCCACCGGCAGAGCCGGGGGTTTACTTATGATTAATTAACGATACCAGCCCATTTCAAATAGTGATTTGTATGTGTCTTTTTCCACATTCAAAGGGAACAGAGCCTTATTATTTAGCTTTTAAAACCTCTAATGAAAAAAAAGTGTACTCACATAATATAATGATATATATAAAAGTTAAGTATTCGATAATCTCATCTTAAGATATTTGGTTGCGAGACAACAAAAACTCAGGTTATGTCAATGGAAGAACTTATCAAAGAAATTAATGCGATACCAGGTGTGGAATGCACCTGCTTTTTTGCATCAAATGGAGAAGTCGTCCACTGCTCTCTTGAGAGTCCGGCCAAAGAGCAGATGATCAATGCCTCAAAAATGATACTCAAACTGCTTTTATCAGGATCATCCCAGATAGAAGAAGTTGCGTCCCTGTCAATATGCTTTGAAGAGTCCATACTGAACGTCAGAAAGCTGAAGTCAAATAGTTTTCTTATTATAAGACATGCCCAGATGACGGATGCCAATCTTATAAATCTGACAATTGAAACATCATACGGCTTTACCGCTCACAATAAAAACAAAGCCGACAATGAAAGTGTTATATCTAAACCTGAGACAGTCTCAAATAAAATCCCCAATGTTTCAGATGAGCTCCAAAGCAAAGAGCCGCAAAAAAGCAAGGAAATCATTCAATCCGGCCCTTTAGCTAATATTCTAGCTGGAATAATGAGAGCATTTACAAAAATTGAAGGATCTCAAGCACAGTCTGCTTATAAGAATGCTCTCGTAAAATGGTCAACATATCATGAACCCAAGTTATCAAATCTTAAATATCTAGTAGATATCCTGTCAAAAGAATTAAACGACCAAGCGAAAATTGACAAATTCAGAAAAATGATTCTCCCCTATCTGGCTCATGCCAGAGACAATTAAGACAACCAGGAGGCCGTTTTGCCTACCATTATTGATTTTGCAAAAATTGCCAAAATTGATGGAGTAAAAAAATTCATTCTGATCCGAAAGGATGGTCAGGTAATGACTCATAATATGGAAAACCCCGAGTCTTTATCTCCTTTTATTGTATTATGCGGATTAAATGCCGATGCAATAGGTGTTATTCTAAGTCTCCAGCAAATGGCAAATATTACAATTTCAAGGGAAAACAGAGAACATCTTCATATTTTCCCCGCAGGAAATTATTTTGCTGCAGTGTTTCAAAAATCAGACGCTTATCCTCCGGACGTTATCAGAAATATCTCCAAATTTATCGGCAGCATAATTGCCCAGCCTAAAAAAGCAGATGGTAGAACAACCTTT
It encodes:
- a CDS encoding transposase, with the translated sequence MSERQSLSHSTWECKYHVVWIPKYRKKTIYVELRKYLGDVFRDLARQKESAILEGHL